One Oncorhynchus kisutch isolate 150728-3 linkage group LG13, Okis_V2, whole genome shotgun sequence DNA window includes the following coding sequences:
- the LOC109881763 gene encoding B-cell lymphoma 3 protein homolog, with the protein MPRTMTMNGHQTQTTVPLDLRTTKRECGNGADGTPTSKGRSVRARVPYPTAPHTGDDCPNGNASPTVEPLAHRCGLSLIKPHVNTGNPAVLEKKHSPVVTSHTPFTPNPGERSTTDTRTRDISSSRLPFRKRQFPTEWETPEQSRNPPERDERLSPYKNKDVCSRPSPPNIVLKSYDNENIGSLASVSHRQLSVARGFDNGHQSFYPARSMQALRPYCHPDPYPGYPFYSWPSRSPLVENVPVSHLQSSLYPTGHTEHLLADVAQATCQDNDGDTALHIAVVQGQEAQIQRMILLLGLVHTDLDIYNNLRQTPLHLAVITHQAQLVGALLRAGADPGALDRNGQTAVHLCCEHGQQACLSVVLSHPSILTCLEVRNYEGLTPLHLAVQGGDRELVRMLLDAGADINAMDIKSGHSPLIQAVENHNMDMVHFLIENDCNVNGQSYSGNTALHSACGRGQVDTARLLLKNRADSSVKNYHNDTPAMVAKNKMVTDVLRGKGSRNQQPKAQQCIPASPHRSTPHSQNRGSPPSPSLGLSPMATPTVSPLHHSASHSPRAPPTPSPHSQSAESLSGRQSPMKIQESEQLPVRLDSDRMTAVDISLTQRRTYSYPPAVHHQSPITDAQIGHLLAYYSPGVQRPLYPEPPFILLHTNISYPATASQMTPGQSRPSSDQSDVSITSVSMGKGNG; encoded by the exons ATGCCGAGGACCATGACCATGAACGGTCACCAGACTCAAACCACAGTGCCACTGGATTTGCGCACCACAAAGAGGGAGTGTGGGAACGGTGCCGATGGGACTCCCACCAGCAAAGGTCGCTCCGTTCGGGCGAGAGTACCGTATCCCACTGCCCCACACACGGGGGATGACTGTCCAAACGGAAATGCCAGCCCGACTGTGGAGCCGCTGGCACATCGTTGTGGATTATCGTTGATAAAACCTCATGTGAACACGGGAAACCCGGCAGTTCTGGAGAAAAAACACTCCCCAGTTGTAACTTCTCACACGCCATTCACTCCGAACCCTGGTGAGCGCAGCACAACAGACACACGAACACGGGACATATCTTCCTCGAGGCTTCCTTTTAGGAAACGTCAATTTCCTACCGAATGGGAGACGCCGGAACAGTCACGTAACCCACCCGAGAGAGATGAACGCTTATCCCCCTACAAAAACAAAGACGTGTGCAGCAGACCGAGTCCTCCAAATATTGTTTTAAAGAGCTACGACAATGAGAATATTGGTTCCCTGGCATCGGTCTCACACAGACAATTGTCCGTCGCCCGCGGTTTTGACAATGGACACCAAAGCTTCTATCCGGCTCGTTCAATGCAAGCACTCCGTCCTTACT gtCACCCAGATCCCTATCCAGGGTACCCATTCTACTCCTGGCCCAGCAGGTCACCACTGGTTGAGAACGTGCCTGTCTCTCACCTCCAGTCCTCTCTTTACCCGACGGGACATACCGAACACCTGCTGGCAGATGTTGCCCAGGCGACGTGCCAAGACAACGACGGTGACac GGCTCTTCACATAGCAGTGGTGCAGGGGCAGGAAGCTCAGATCCAAAGAATGATCCTTCTCCTGGGACTGGTTCACACAGACCTGGACATCTATAACAACCTGAGACAg acCCCTCTTCATTTGGCTGTGATTACCCATCAGGCCCAGCTGGTGGGGGCTTTGCTGCGTGCGGGTGCTGATCCGGGGGCTCTGGACCGTAACGGTCAGACAGCGGTCCACCTCTGCTGTGAACACGGCCAGCAGGCCTGCCTCTCTGTGGTGCTTTCCCACCCCTCCATCTTGACTTGCCTGGAGGTCAGGAACTATGAGG gcCTCACCCCTCTCCACCTAGCTGTAcagggtggagacagggagctggTCAGAATGCTGCTGGATGCTGGGGCGGACATCAATGCTATG GACATCAAGAGTGGCCACAGTCCTCTCATACAAGCAGTAGAGAACCACAATATGGACATGGTGCACTTCCTCATAGAG AATGACTGTAATGTGAATGGCCAGTCGTACAGTGGGAACACGGCCCTGCACAGTGCCTGTGGGCGAGGCCAGGTAGACACCGCCAGGCTGCTACTGAAGAACAGAGCCGACAGCAGTGTGAAGAACTACCACAATGACACCCCCGCGATGGTGGCCAAGAACAAGATG GTAACAGATGTACTACGAGGGAAGGGCTCCAGAAACCAGCAGCCCAAAGCTCAGCAGTGTATACCAGCCTCACCACACAGGAGCACACCCCACTCACAGAACAGAG GTTCCCCCCCATCTCCCAGCCTAGGTCTTTCACCAATGGCCACTCCCACAGTTTCGCCTCTTCACCACAGCGCATCCCATTCCCCCAGGGcacctcccactccctctcctcacaGCCAATCAGCAGAGAGCCTGTCAGGCCGCCAGTCTCCAATGAAGATCCAGGAGAGCGAGCAGCTGCCGGTGAGGCTCGACTCCGACAGGATGACTGCAGTGGACATCAGCCTGACCCAGAGAAGGACCTACAGCTACCCTCCAGCAGTGCACCACCAGTCCCCCATCACTGATGCTCAAATAGGACATTTACTAGCCTACTACTCCCCTGGAGTCCAGAGACCTCTTTATCCAGAGCCTCCCTTTATCCTCCTCCACACAAACATCTCTTACCCAGCCACTGCCTCCCAAATGACCCCTGGCCAATCCCGGCCCTCCAGTGACCAATCAGATGTCTCCATCACGAGCGTCAGCATGGGCAAAGGTAACGGTTGA